From a single Chloroflexota bacterium genomic region:
- a CDS encoding response regulator, producing the protein MSYQTGASLIASLYPQPPHILVVDDLPNNRKLAAEVLSRQGYRVTLAGDGVEALERIAAEKPDLVLLDIAMPRMDGLTALRRLRSERETELLPVILVTAQSETEDKVRGLDSGASDFLPKPWEMSELLARVRAQLRVRALTSELERAEEVLFILARVVEARDTYTMEHTERVSRYALSIAAAINLGATDLKALHKGAMLHDIGKIGISDAILRKAGPLDAEEWNQMRQHPVIGVELVSSLKSLGGAMKVIRSHHERWDGKGYPDGLRDENIPHLARIVAIADAFDAMTSDRPYRKGMTYQAARHILAEGRWAAWDPLLVDVALDVLPT; encoded by the coding sequence ATGAGCTACCAAACCGGTGCGTCACTGATCGCCTCGCTGTACCCGCAGCCACCGCACATACTGGTCGTCGACGACCTGCCGAATAACCGCAAGCTGGCCGCGGAAGTTCTGAGCCGCCAGGGCTACCGGGTGACGCTGGCCGGCGACGGCGTGGAAGCGCTGGAGCGCATTGCCGCCGAGAAGCCCGATCTGGTGCTGCTCGACATCGCGATGCCGCGCATGGACGGCCTAACGGCGCTGCGCCGCTTGCGCAGCGAGCGCGAGACCGAACTGCTGCCCGTCATTCTGGTCACGGCGCAGAGCGAAACCGAAGACAAGGTGCGTGGGCTGGATTCGGGCGCGTCGGATTTCCTGCCCAAGCCGTGGGAGATGAGCGAACTGCTGGCGCGCGTGCGGGCGCAATTGCGCGTGCGGGCGCTAACCTCGGAACTGGAACGCGCGGAAGAGGTGCTGTTCATACTCGCACGCGTCGTCGAAGCGCGTGACACGTATACCATGGAGCACACCGAGCGCGTCTCCAGGTATGCGCTCTCCATCGCCGCGGCCATCAACCTGGGCGCGACCGATCTGAAGGCCCTGCACAAGGGCGCCATGCTGCACGACATCGGCAAGATCGGCATCTCCGACGCGATCTTGCGCAAGGCCGGCCCGCTTGACGCCGAAGAATGGAATCAGATGCGCCAGCATCCGGTGATCGGGGTGGAGCTGGTCTCGTCGCTCAAGTCGCTCGGCGGCGCGATGAAGGTGATCCGCTCGCATCACGAGCGCTGGGACGGCAAGGGCTACCCCGACGGCTTACGAGACGAGAATATCCCGCACCTGGCGCGCATTGTCGCCATCGCCGATGCGTTCGACGCCATGACGAGCGACCGTCCGTACCGCAAAGGCATGACATACCAAGCGGCGCGGCACATCCTGGCCGAGGGGCGCTGGGCGGCGTGGGACCCGCTCCTGGTGGATGTCGCGCTGGATGTGCTCCCGACTTAA